The Flavobacterium johnsoniae genomic sequence AAAACGAATAGCTTTTACTGGAGATATTTTTGTTATTATATAAGATGGAATCAATAGTACCAAGAAACAAACGGTAACTGTAAGCAGATTTAACAAGAGAATATAAATCCAATTTAAATAAACAGGCGCTTGATTTACATAATAGTTTTCTGGATTCAGTTGGATTATACCAAATTGCTGTTGAATCAGTAAAATTGAAATTCCTATTAAATTTCCCCAGAATAATCCCCGAAGAATAAGATAAAAGGCATTATACAAAAATATTTTTCGAACCGACCAGTTATTAGCTCCCATCGATTTTAAAATCCCAATCATTTGTGTTCTTTCTAAAATAAGAACCAATAATGCGACAACCATATTAATTGTAGCAACTAAAATCATTACCGCCAAAATCACTACTATATTAAAATCGAATAATTGAAGCCAATCAAATATATAACTATATTTTTCTACAATAGTTTCAGTGTCAAGAGTAGAAGATGTTTTTTCGTAAACCAGATTTCCAATGGTTTTAATTTCATTAAAGTCATTTACAAAAACTTCAAATGCTCCAATTTGATCTTCATTCCACTTATTAATTCTTTGAATATGTCGAATGTCACCTATTATATAAGTAGCATCAAAATCTTGAAATCCTGAATTGAATATTCCAACAATTTTAAATCGACGACTATTAGGCAACTTTCCTTGTTCTTCTTTTATAAAAAAAGTATTGAATTGGTCGCCAAGTTTCAAATTAAGTCTGTTTGCCAGAAATCTTGAAATAATAACATCTTCATTTATTTGTTTACTAAAATCTGGCAATTTGCCTTCTACAATATATTCTTTAATATTATTCCAATCATAATCTGCCCCTACTCCTTTAAAAACAATTCCTTCAAATGCATTTTCTGTTCTTATAATTCCGGCTTTACTTGCGATTGCTTGTATATGACTAACTTCTGGAACACTTTTAAAATTAGGATAGAAATCTTGTTTTTTGGAAATTGGAACCAAAGTAACATCTGAATTATTATTATCATAATTAGAAATAATAATCTGTCCGTTGAACGCAGATACTTTGTCACGAATTTTTTTCTGAAGACCAATTCCTGTCGCAACAGAAACCATCATCATAATTATTCCAATTGCAATTGCCGAAATAGCAATTTTAATAATAGGCGCCGAGATACTGCTTTTGTAATCTTTTGCAGTAATAAGTCTTTTGGCTATAAAATATTCTAAATTCAAATTTTAGGTTTTTTAATTATTCCTTTCTCAAAAGTACACCTTAAAAGAATAAAACGAGAAATTCTTTAAATTAATTAATATTCTTTTCTTTAAAGAGGAAGTTTCTTTTTCATTTCTTCGACTATATTGTATGCTGCTGGGCAAATTTCAACATTTTTTAATGTTAGATTTGAAATCTGATAAAATTTGTTTCTATCGGTGTGAGGAAATTCTCGACATGCTTTTGGACGAACATCATAAATCATACAGTAATTCTCATGGTCTAAAAAAGTACAAGGAACACTTTTCAAAACATAATCTTTATCTTCATCAATGCGAAGATATTGCTCTATAAATTGCTGTGGCTTTTTTCTAAAATGCTTTGAAATCCGCTCAATATCTGCAAGAGTAAATAATGGTCCCGTTGTTTTACAGCAATTAGCGCACTTCAAACAGTCAGTTCTTTTAAATTCTGCATTATGCAAATCCTGCATAACGTAATCTAAATTCTTTGGCTGTTTCTTTTTAAGCTTATCGAAATACTTTTTATTTTCGTTATGCTTATCTTTGGCTAACTTACTTAAGTTATTTAAAATCTGTTTCAAGTTTAAAATTTAAAGTTGATCTGCAAAATTAAGCAACTTTGAACTCGAAACCTTAAACTTTAAAATAAAACAATGAAAGATCTTTTTGGAAAAGCGATATTTGATTTTTACACCAATAATTCGCCCGAAGATATTATTACTGAAACTTCAATTTCTGAAGAAGATGAAATGAGTGTCGAATATCTTTTTCGAGCTTATAACGAAATGCCAAAAATCGAGCAAAAAGCACTTCAATTGGCTTACGGAAAAATATTAGATGTAGGATGCGGAGCTGGAAGTCATGCTTTATCGCTACAAAATGAACGAAATTTGGATGTAACTGCTATTGATATTTCAGAAAAGGCAATTGAAACCGCACTTTTGAGAGGAATAAAAAATGCTCAAGTGAAAAATATTTTAGATTTTGAAGGCGAAAAATTTGATACTATTTTAGTTTTAATGAATGGAACGGGAATTTTCGGAAAATTAAAAAACTGTAATCAATATCTTTTGAAGTTAAAATCTTTACTAAATCCTGGAGGACAAATTTTAATTGATAGTTCAGACATCATTTATATGTTTGATGAAGATGAAGATGGTGGAAAATGGATTCCGTCTGAAAACGATTATTACGGAGAACTCGTTTTTAATGTATCTTACAAAGGACAGAAAGAAGAACCTTTTGATTGGCTATATTTAGATTACAATACACTACAAAATGCCGCAATTGCAAATGGACTAAAATGCGAACTTGTTTTAGAAGGAGAGCATTATGACTATTTAGCAAAACTTTCAATTTAAAAAACAAAACCGAATTCAGACTTATGAAAGAATTAGATTTAGAAAAATTAAAATATCCGATCGGAAAATTTATTGCTCCCGATGATTATTCGACTGAATATCTTTCTACCAAAATTCAAGAAATTGAAACATTTCCAAATCGATTAGAAAAAGAAGTGATTCATTTAACAGACGAACAATTAGACACACCTTATCGTCCAGACGGATGGACTGTTAGGCAAGTTATTCATCATTGCGCTGAAAGTCATATGAACTGTTACATCAGAATTAAATGGGCGTTAACCGAAAATAATCCTGTGATTAAAGCTTATGATGAAGTTCTTTGGTCTGAAATTCACGATAATTTGACAATGCCAATTAAACCAACACTTGATTTATTGAATGGATTACACTTTAGATTAGATTATATCATGAAAAATTTATCTGAATCTGATTTAGAAAAGACATTTGTGCATCCATCTGATAATTCAGAAAATAAAATAAAGAAAATTATTGGCACATATGCATGGCATGGAAACCACCATCTTGCACACATTACAACTTTAAAAAAGTATAAAAATTGGTGATAAGGACAAATTGTTTATTCTTTACACAGTTGTATACTTCAGCTAAACAAAAAATCCCTTCGTCTGAAGGGATTTTTTTATGGAATATTTAAATACTTATGTGTTTGTAACGAAACTCTCCATTTCGGATTATTCATAACATAATCAACAATAAGCGGTGTCATTTCTTCTTTTTTGCTCCATTCAGGTTGCAAAAATAAAATAGCATTGTCATTTACTAATTCTGCTTGTTCCTCTGCAAAAATAAAATCATGCTTATTATAAATAATCACTTTTAATTCGTGTGCATTATCATAAACGGTCTGAGTAGGCAGTTTATTTTTTTTAGGAGAAAGACAAATCCAATCCCAAACGCCTGATAGCGGAAAAGCTCCCGAAGTTTCTATATGAACCTTTAAGTTTTTTTCTTTTAAACTTTTTGTTAGAAGCGTCATATCCCAAGATAGAGGCTCTCCACCTGTTACAACAACAGTATCAGCATATTTTGCCGCGTTATCTACAATTAAATCAATGCTTGTTGGCGGATGAATTTCTGCATTCCAGCTTTCTTTCACATCGCACCAATGACATCCAACATCACATCCTCCAATCCTAATAAAGTAAGCAGCTCGCCCTGTATGCGCGCCTTCCCCTTGAATGGTGTAAAACTCTTCCATCAAAGGAAGCATAGCCCCTTTATTTACTTCTAATTGTATTTCTTTTGGTAACATTTTAATATTTTAAGAGTGCAAAGATAGTCAATAATATACATAACAAAAAAACCGATAGTTTTTTGAACTATCGGTTTTTGATTTATTATAAAAATCTAGATTATTTTAAAGATTTTATAGACTGTGTAGCATAAGAGTTTGCTGGATCTAATACTAAAGTTTTATTGAAATATTCAACAGCTTTAGCTTTGTCTGTATTTGCATAAGCAGCACCAATTGCATTATAAGCCTCAATAACTTTTTTAGTTGTTGCAGGTTTCGCTAACTCTTCTGGACCTTTAGCAGTTATTTTAGTAACATACTCTTCGTAGTTTTTAATGATCATGTCATCTTTATCCAATGCACTGTTGATTCTTCCTTTGTACAAGTAAGCTTCATCATATGATGGAGATGCTTCAAGAACTTTATCAAAAGTAGCGTTTGCATTTTCTAAAGCAGCTTTATCACGGCTTTCAGCAGGTTTACCAGCATTACCGTAGTAAACAGAAATTCCGTAATATACAGCATCATCTAAATAATTTTTAGACTCTTTATTGTTTGCACCAAGCTCAAAGATTGATGCCGCTTGCGTGTATTGTTTTTTACTAAATAATTCTTTTCCAAAATCAGCAAATTCTTCAACTACCAATGGCTCTAATTCGATTGCTTTTTTGATATCAGCTAAACCAGCATCAAAAGCAGCTTGATCAATTGTTCCATCAGCAGCAGTTCCTTTTTTAATTTTAGCTAAACCTAAATAATAGTAATCTCTACCAATTACTTTATTTCCAGGAGCTTTCATGAAATCTTCAATCGATTTAATAGCTACATCAACATTTCCGTTTTCGTAAGCCGCATAACCTAAGTATCTATAGATTCTTGGATTTACTTTATCCTCAGCAATCATTTTGTTTGCTACAGTTTCCAATT encodes the following:
- a CDS encoding ABC transporter permease translates to MNLEYFIAKRLITAKDYKSSISAPIIKIAISAIAIGIIMMMVSVATGIGLQKKIRDKVSAFNGQIIISNYDNNNSDVTLVPISKKQDFYPNFKSVPEVSHIQAIASKAGIIRTENAFEGIVFKGVGADYDWNNIKEYIVEGKLPDFSKQINEDVIISRFLANRLNLKLGDQFNTFFIKEEQGKLPNSRRFKIVGIFNSGFQDFDATYIIGDIRHIQRINKWNEDQIGAFEVFVNDFNEIKTIGNLVYEKTSSTLDTETIVEKYSYIFDWLQLFDFNIVVILAVMILVATINMVVALLVLILERTQMIGILKSMGANNWSVRKIFLYNAFYLILRGLFWGNLIGISILLIQQQFGIIQLNPENYYVNQAPVYLNWIYILLLNLLTVTVCFLVLLIPSYIITKISPVKAIRFD
- a CDS encoding YfiT family bacillithiol transferase gives rise to the protein MKELDLEKLKYPIGKFIAPDDYSTEYLSTKIQEIETFPNRLEKEVIHLTDEQLDTPYRPDGWTVRQVIHHCAESHMNCYIRIKWALTENNPVIKAYDEVLWSEIHDNLTMPIKPTLDLLNGLHFRLDYIMKNLSESDLEKTFVHPSDNSENKIKKIIGTYAWHGNHHLAHITTLKKYKNW
- a CDS encoding 7-carboxy-7-deazaguanine synthase QueE; the protein is MLPKEIQLEVNKGAMLPLMEEFYTIQGEGAHTGRAAYFIRIGGCDVGCHWCDVKESWNAEIHPPTSIDLIVDNAAKYADTVVVTGGEPLSWDMTLLTKSLKEKNLKVHIETSGAFPLSGVWDWICLSPKKNKLPTQTVYDNAHELKVIIYNKHDFIFAEEQAELVNDNAILFLQPEWSKKEEMTPLIVDYVMNNPKWRVSLQTHKYLNIP
- a CDS encoding class I SAM-dependent methyltransferase; this encodes MKDLFGKAIFDFYTNNSPEDIITETSISEEDEMSVEYLFRAYNEMPKIEQKALQLAYGKILDVGCGAGSHALSLQNERNLDVTAIDISEKAIETALLRGIKNAQVKNILDFEGEKFDTILVLMNGTGIFGKLKNCNQYLLKLKSLLNPGGQILIDSSDIIYMFDEDEDGGKWIPSENDYYGELVFNVSYKGQKEEPFDWLYLDYNTLQNAAIANGLKCELVLEGEHYDYLAKLSI
- a CDS encoding YkgJ family cysteine cluster protein gives rise to the protein MKQILNNLSKLAKDKHNENKKYFDKLKKKQPKNLDYVMQDLHNAEFKRTDCLKCANCCKTTGPLFTLADIERISKHFRKKPQQFIEQYLRIDEDKDYVLKSVPCTFLDHENYCMIYDVRPKACREFPHTDRNKFYQISNLTLKNVEICPAAYNIVEEMKKKLPL